In Pseudomonas sp. HR96, the DNA window GCCAGGGAAGAAGCCGGCTTCGGCGGCGCCCAGGATGAAGCGCAGCACGTAGAAGCTGGTCTCGCCCTTGACGAAGGCCATGGCCATGGCTGCCGCGCCCCAGGTCAGCATGATCCGCGCCAGCCAGGCACGGGCACCGTAGCGTTGCAAGAGGATGTTGGAGGGGACTTCGAACAGCGCATAGCCGATGAAGAACAGCCCTGCGCCCAAGCCGTAGGCTGCGGCGCCGATGCCCAGGTCGGTTTCCATATGGCTGCGCACGAAGCCGATGTTGACCCGGTCGATGTAGTTGACGATGAACATCACCACGAACAGCGGCAACACATGGCGTTTGACCTTGGCGGCAGCCCGGGCAAGGGTGGCCGGGTCGATCGAGCGGGTGGTATCGGTCACGGGCAACTCCAGGAATTATTTTTTTGGTTGGCGTCTGGCGTGGCATGATCATGGGCCGGGGCATTGATCCCCGTCCAATTCAACTTGGCTCATGATTGATACCCGGAATGGATCAATGTTCGAACTTGCCCAACTGCGCTGCTTCACCACGGTGGCCACGGAACTGAACTTCCGCCGTGCCGCTGAACGCCTGAACATGACTCAACCGCCCCTCAGCCGGCAGATCCAGCTGCTTGAGCACCACCTGGGCGTGTCGCTGTTTACCCGCAGCACGCGCAGCGTGGCGTTGACCGCCGCAGGCCGGGCTTTTTTCGCCGAGGCGCAGAGCCTGCTGGAGCAGGCCCAGGCCGCCGCGCTGTCGGCCAAGCGCTTCGCCGCCGGTGATATCGGCTCGGTGACCATCAGCTTCGTGGCCAGCGCGGTGTACGAGTTTCTCCCTCAGGTGATCGCCGAGGCCCGGCTCAAGCAGCCGGACATCAGGATCTCGCTGAGCGAAATGAACACCTACCAGCAACACGAGGCCCTGCGTTCGCGGCGCATCGACCTCGGCATCGCTCGCTCTGCGCTGCGCCAGCCGGGGTTCGAAAGCGAGTGCCTGGTGCGCGAACCCTTCGTGCTGGCGGTGCCGGCCGGCCACCGCCTGGCCGCAGGGCCGGTGCAGGTCGGCAACCTGCAGGGCGAGCCGTTCCTGATGTACGCCCACTCGGCGTATCAGCCGTGGAACGAGCTGCTGACCGGCATGTTCCGCTCGGCTCGGGTCGCTCCGGAATATGTGCAGTGGCTGGGTTCGTCGCTGACCATCCTGGCCCTGGTCAACGCCGGCATGGGCCTGGCCCTGGTGCCGCGCTGCGCGTCCAGCGTGGTGTTCAGGAACGTGGTGTTCCGCGACATCGACCTGGGGCCGGGAGTGGAGAGCGAACTGCACCTGATCTGGGGCGCAGACAACGACAACCCGGCGTTGCTGATGCTGCTGGATGCACTGCGCGGGGCGATGCGCGGGGTGAATCCGGCCTGATATTCATCACGGCCACCATTGGCTATCGCGGGCTTAGCGCGCTCCTGCGCTGTTCCAAAAATCATCAACCGTAGGAGCGCGCGAAGCCCGCGATAGGCCGCTCGGCCGGCCGGTGATGGCCATACTGGCATATCAGGAAACACATCTGCCACGCCCCTCAACCCTCCACGACCCCCTCCCGCTTGCGGAACTGCCCCGGCGGCAGGCCATGGGCCTGGCGAAAGCGCCGTGAAAAGTAGGCTTCGTCGGCGAAGCCGCACAGCCGTGCGATTTCGCCGACCGGTTTGCGGCCGTTGAGCAGCAGGCTGCGGGCCAGATGCATGCGCCGTTCCAGCAGCATGTCGCTGAAGCTCTTGCCGCTGTCCTTGGCCAACCAGTGGCTAAGGTAGTCGGGCGCCAGATAGGTGGCGGCGGCGACCTTCTTCAGGTTCAGCTCGGGGTCGGCCAAGTGCCTGCGCACGTAGTCGTTCATCCGCGCCATGGCGTCGCGGCGGCTGGCCTGGGCGGCGTTGGTGGCGGCCAGCGCCTGCAGTGGCTCGGCATAGTGCTGGCACACCGAGCCGATCAACTGTAGCAGGCACCCCTTGAGGTATTCCCGCGAGCCAAAGGCGCGGCTGCTGTCCAGCCGGCGCATGCGCTCGATCAGGGCGCGGGTTTCGGCGAACTGCTCGGTATCGAGGATGAAGTCCAGGTGCTCCTGGAAACGGAACGGCGACAGTTCTGGTGCCTGGGTGATGGACACTTCCTCCAGGTCCAGTGGCGAGCAGGCCAGGTGCGGCAGCAGGAAGTTCTGGTCGAAGTTGATGACGATGAATTCGCCGTCCTCAGGGTGCGGAATCAGGTGCACCCGATGGGGCAGGATGAACGCCAGGGTGCGCCGCGGGAACGGCCGTTGCACGTTGCCGATGTGCTGCACGGTGTCGCCGCCCAGGTTGAACTGGATCTGGAAATATTCATGGCGATGGGGCGTGGTGGCGGTGGCGCCGCCGCGCTTGTCGCGTATGTAGAAGTCCGGCCGCTCGCTGCGCTGCTGCATGGCGAAGGTCGGCACCGGGGGCGTGGCGGACATGGCAGGGCCCTGCTGTTGTTTCTTGCAATCATACGATGACTACTCGCCAGTGGTCATGCTCGAGAAAAAAGTAGCTGTCACCCGCTGTCCAACTTTCATCACTCCCTGGAGCCGGCGCGGGAGGCTCTGGAACAGGCATTTCAGCGATAAAAAAAGCGCCGGTGGCAGTCGCAGAATGCCGTCATTTTTTTTGGACAAGTCAAAAGAGTCCAAGCGACTGATGCAAAACGGTATAAGCAGACCGTTGCACTGCTGTGGTTGTACGATAACTTAGAGGCTCGCTTCAGGACCATCTCTAAAAATAACGAGGTCTAACATGTCGAGCATTTCCGATACCCGGCCGGCCGCCGCCGTCGAGGCTGCGCCGCCCAGAGACGCCGTATCATCCCGCGCACTGCCAACCCGGCGCCGCTGGTTCATGCTGTCGCTGCTGCTGGTCGCCACCATCATCAACTACGTCGACCGGGTCAACATCTCGATCGCCGCGCCTTTCATGGCCAAGGACCTGGGCCTGGACAAGATCCAGATGGGCCTGATCTTCTCCGCCTTCGCCTGGACCTACGCCTTCGCCCTGGTACCTGCCGGTTTCATCGCCGACCGCTTCGGTTCGCGCTTCACCTACGGCGTCTCGCTGCTGTCGTGGTCGGCGGTCACCGTCTGCCAGGGCCTGGCCGGCGGCTTCACTTCCTTGTTCGGCCTGCGCCTGGCCATCGGCGTAATGGAAGCGCCGGCGTTCCCGGCCAACACCCGCGCGGTGGCCGTGTGGTTCCCGGCGCGCGAGCGCGGCATGGCCAGCAGCATCTATGTCTGTGGCCAGTACCTGGGCACGGCGCTCTTCACCGGCGCGCTGCTGTGGCTGGCCACTACCTATGACTGGCGTCACGTGTTCTACAGCACCGGCATCGCCGGCATCCTGTTCGGTGGCCTGTGGCTGTGGATCTACCGCGATCCGCTGTCGTGCAAGAAGGTCAGCAAGGAAGAGCTGCAGTACAT includes these proteins:
- a CDS encoding LysR family transcriptional regulator, encoding MFELAQLRCFTTVATELNFRRAAERLNMTQPPLSRQIQLLEHHLGVSLFTRSTRSVALTAAGRAFFAEAQSLLEQAQAAALSAKRFAAGDIGSVTISFVASAVYEFLPQVIAEARLKQPDIRISLSEMNTYQQHEALRSRRIDLGIARSALRQPGFESECLVREPFVLAVPAGHRLAAGPVQVGNLQGEPFLMYAHSAYQPWNELLTGMFRSARVAPEYVQWLGSSLTILALVNAGMGLALVPRCASSVVFRNVVFRDIDLGPGVESELHLIWGADNDNPALLMLLDALRGAMRGVNPA
- a CDS encoding AraC family transcriptional regulator, which produces MSATPPVPTFAMQQRSERPDFYIRDKRGGATATTPHRHEYFQIQFNLGGDTVQHIGNVQRPFPRRTLAFILPHRVHLIPHPEDGEFIVINFDQNFLLPHLACSPLDLEEVSITQAPELSPFRFQEHLDFILDTEQFAETRALIERMRRLDSSRAFGSREYLKGCLLQLIGSVCQHYAEPLQALAATNAAQASRRDAMARMNDYVRRHLADPELNLKKVAAATYLAPDYLSHWLAKDSGKSFSDMLLERRMHLARSLLLNGRKPVGEIARLCGFADEAYFSRRFRQAHGLPPGQFRKREGVVEG
- a CDS encoding MFS transporter, translated to MSSISDTRPAAAVEAAPPRDAVSSRALPTRRRWFMLSLLLVATIINYVDRVNISIAAPFMAKDLGLDKIQMGLIFSAFAWTYAFALVPAGFIADRFGSRFTYGVSLLSWSAVTVCQGLAGGFTSLFGLRLAIGVMEAPAFPANTRAVAVWFPARERGMASSIYVCGQYLGTALFTGALLWLATTYDWRHVFYSTGIAGILFGGLWLWIYRDPLSCKKVSKEELQYIEDGGGLVKSSQERTRFNWRQITELFRYRQIWAICIGKFASTSALYFFLTWFPTYLIEERHLTTIKVGIFAVMPFIGATVGILLAGIVSDMLIRRGVSLSFARKLPLVVGSMLGMSIVLINFTDSNVVCIAILTVAFFAQGIASASWAAVAEVAPKELIGLTGGVTSLAANIGGIVTPIVIGAIVHETGSFAYAFWFIGGVAAIGTLAYSLLLGKLYRIQLQAR